A DNA window from Arachis hypogaea cultivar Tifrunner chromosome 18, arahy.Tifrunner.gnm2.J5K5, whole genome shotgun sequence contains the following coding sequences:
- the LOC112771784 gene encoding receptor-like serine/threonine-protein kinase NCRK isoform X2 — MKSQLKVAAVLAINLLWIQHSFCDEPSETYLNKWKCRCSSFQRNHRYSLSNCSHSCDCHSDAEDSESSWTCICDTNGFPKVAAGGHSSSCFKSCNCTWGSKSVALGSKKHISTRTVIVVVLLICVVCSTLAFIASVLYYVCRRDSCSIQSPMVLSDKETSYNSTSNLISHRTFSVPETKAAIHFPGCFQKASFLFGSHRETFHGSIIRFSFSELENATGNFSTSNIIGLGGCSYVYRGRLKDGSNVAVKRLKDEGGPEADTEFFTEIELLSRLHHCHLVPLLGYCSELKGKNVHRLLVFEYMPNGNLRDRLDGVFGKNMGWSTRVNIALGAARGLEYLHEAAAPRILHRDVKSTNILLDENWHAKITDLGMAKNLISDDIPSCPGSPERMQGTFGYFAPEYAIVGRASLESDVFSFGVVLLELISGQQPILRSAGREESLVIWATPLLQDSRRLITELIDPRLKGNFPEEEVKVMAYLAKECLLLDPDTRPTMSEVVQILSSISPGKSRRRISIPLSLFQESEDAEKARQASSSARLAYCNFMSQDTENNLHVVGNENENVDAFSTEYMESLILLTSKIPESWHASEEEMVDLTEPRFESFSLMTLT, encoded by the exons ATGAAGTCTCAACTTAAAGTTGCAGCTGTTCTTGCTATTAACTTGCTATGGATTCAGCACTCATTTTGTG ATGAACCTTCTGAGACTTACCTAAACAAGTGGAAATGTAGATGTTCTTCTTTCCAAAGGAACCATAGATACTCTCTTTCTAATTGTTCTCACTCATGTGATTGCCATTCAG ATGCTGAAGATAGTGAATCCTCATGGACATGCATATGTGATACCAATGGATTCCCTAAAGTGGCAGCAGGTGGCCATAGCTCTAGTTGCTTTAAATCCTGCAACTGCACCTGGG GAAGCAAAAGCGTTGCATTAGGTTCCAAGAAACACATTTCAACAAGGACTGTGATAGTAGTTGTGCTTTTAATATGTGTTGTATGCAGCACTCTTGCATTTATTGCCTCAGTTCTATACTATGTCTGCAGAAGAGACAGCTGTTCAATTCAATCACCAATGGTTTTATCAGATAAAGAAACAAGTTACAATAGTACCTCCAACTTAATTAGTCATAGAACATTTTCAGTTCCAGAAACAAAAGCTGCTATTCATTTTCCAG gatgcTTTCAGAAGGCCTCTTTCCTGTTTGGGAGCCATAGAGAAACTTTTCATGGAAGTATCATTCGATTTTCGTTCTCTGAGCTGGAAAATGCCACTGGAAACTTCTCAACTTCCAACATAATTGGACTTGGTGGATGTAGTTATGTATACCGCGGACGACTTAAAGATGGAAGTAACGTGGCAGTTAAGCGATTAAAAGATGAAGGAGGACCTGAAGCAGACACTGAATTTTTCACTGAG ATTGAACTATTGTCTAGGCTTCATCATTGTCATCTGGTGCCATTGCTTGGATACTGCTCAGAATTAAAAGGGAAAAATGTTCATAGGTTACTAGTGTTTGAGTACATGCCTAATGGGAATTTGAGGGACCGTTTGGATGGAGTTTTTGGAAAGAACATGGGTTGGTCTACTCGGGTAAATATCGCATTGGGAGCTGCCAGGGGTTTGGAGTATCTCCATGAAGCAGCTGCTCCAAGAATTCTGCATAGAGATGTCAAATCAACCAACATTCTTCTTGATGAAAATTGGCATGCAAAA ATAACTGATCTTGGTATGGCTAAAAACTTGATATCTGATGACATACCCAGTTGTCCTGGCTCTCCAGAGAGAATGCAGGGCACATTCGGGTATTTCGCACCCGAGTATGCAATTGTTGGGAGAGCTTCTCTTGAATCTGATGTATTTAGTTTTGGTGTGGTTCTTCTTGAGCTTATCAGTGGCCAGCAACCAATCCTTAGATCAGCAGGAAGAGAAGAAAGCCTTGTTATATGG GCCACTCCTCTGTTGCAAGATAGCAGGAGACTAATCACAGAGTTGATCGATCCGCGATTGAAAGGAAACTTCCCAGAAGAAGAGGTGAAGGTAATGGCATACTTAGCAAAAGAGTgtttgctgttggatcctgacacAAGACCAACCATGAGTGAGGTTGTTCAAATTCTTTCAAGTATTTCCCCTGGAAAATCTAGAAGAAGAATAAGCATTCCACTTAGCCTTTTTCAG GAATCAGAGGATGCAGAGAAGGCAAGGCAAGCTTCTTCATCGGCCAGATTAGCTTATTGTAATTTCATGTCACAAGATACTGAAAACAATCTTCATGTTGTTgggaatgaaaatgaaaatgtagATGCATTTTCAACTGAGTATATGGAGAGTTTGATCCTCTTGACTTCAAAAATTCCTGAGAGCTGGCATGCATCAGAAGAGGAAATGGTAGACCTAACTGAACCGAGGTTCGAATCGTTTTCCTTGATGACATTAACATAG
- the LOC112771784 gene encoding receptor-like serine/threonine-protein kinase NCRK isoform X4, producing the protein MKSQLKVAAVLAINLLWIQHSFCDEPSETYLNKWKCRCSSFQRNHRYSLSNCSHSCDCHSDAEDSESSWTCICDTNGFPKVAAGGHSSSCFKSCNCTWGSKSVALGSKKHISTRTVIVVVLLICVVCSTLAFIASVLYYVCRRDSCSIQSPMVLSDKETSYNSTSNLISHRTFSVPETKAAIHFPGCFQKASFLFGSHRETFHGSIIRFSFSELENATGNFSTSNIIGLGGCSYVYRGRLKDGSNVAVKRLKDEGGPEADTEFFTEIELLSRLHHCHLVPLLGYCSELKGKNVHRLLVFEYMPNGNLRDRLDGVFGKNMGWSTRVNIALGAARGLEYLHEAAAPRILHRDVKSTNILLDENWHAKITDLGMAKNLISDDIPSCPGSPERMQGTFGYFAPEYAIVGRASLESDVFSFGVVLLELISGQQPILRSAGREESLVIWATPLLQDSRRLITELIDPRLKGNFPEEEVKVMAYLAKECLLLDPDTRPTMSEVVQILSSISPGKSRRRISIPLSLFQRMQRRQGKLLHRPD; encoded by the exons ATGAAGTCTCAACTTAAAGTTGCAGCTGTTCTTGCTATTAACTTGCTATGGATTCAGCACTCATTTTGTG ATGAACCTTCTGAGACTTACCTAAACAAGTGGAAATGTAGATGTTCTTCTTTCCAAAGGAACCATAGATACTCTCTTTCTAATTGTTCTCACTCATGTGATTGCCATTCAG ATGCTGAAGATAGTGAATCCTCATGGACATGCATATGTGATACCAATGGATTCCCTAAAGTGGCAGCAGGTGGCCATAGCTCTAGTTGCTTTAAATCCTGCAACTGCACCTGGG GAAGCAAAAGCGTTGCATTAGGTTCCAAGAAACACATTTCAACAAGGACTGTGATAGTAGTTGTGCTTTTAATATGTGTTGTATGCAGCACTCTTGCATTTATTGCCTCAGTTCTATACTATGTCTGCAGAAGAGACAGCTGTTCAATTCAATCACCAATGGTTTTATCAGATAAAGAAACAAGTTACAATAGTACCTCCAACTTAATTAGTCATAGAACATTTTCAGTTCCAGAAACAAAAGCTGCTATTCATTTTCCAG gatgcTTTCAGAAGGCCTCTTTCCTGTTTGGGAGCCATAGAGAAACTTTTCATGGAAGTATCATTCGATTTTCGTTCTCTGAGCTGGAAAATGCCACTGGAAACTTCTCAACTTCCAACATAATTGGACTTGGTGGATGTAGTTATGTATACCGCGGACGACTTAAAGATGGAAGTAACGTGGCAGTTAAGCGATTAAAAGATGAAGGAGGACCTGAAGCAGACACTGAATTTTTCACTGAG ATTGAACTATTGTCTAGGCTTCATCATTGTCATCTGGTGCCATTGCTTGGATACTGCTCAGAATTAAAAGGGAAAAATGTTCATAGGTTACTAGTGTTTGAGTACATGCCTAATGGGAATTTGAGGGACCGTTTGGATGGAGTTTTTGGAAAGAACATGGGTTGGTCTACTCGGGTAAATATCGCATTGGGAGCTGCCAGGGGTTTGGAGTATCTCCATGAAGCAGCTGCTCCAAGAATTCTGCATAGAGATGTCAAATCAACCAACATTCTTCTTGATGAAAATTGGCATGCAAAA ATAACTGATCTTGGTATGGCTAAAAACTTGATATCTGATGACATACCCAGTTGTCCTGGCTCTCCAGAGAGAATGCAGGGCACATTCGGGTATTTCGCACCCGAGTATGCAATTGTTGGGAGAGCTTCTCTTGAATCTGATGTATTTAGTTTTGGTGTGGTTCTTCTTGAGCTTATCAGTGGCCAGCAACCAATCCTTAGATCAGCAGGAAGAGAAGAAAGCCTTGTTATATGG GCCACTCCTCTGTTGCAAGATAGCAGGAGACTAATCACAGAGTTGATCGATCCGCGATTGAAAGGAAACTTCCCAGAAGAAGAGGTGAAGGTAATGGCATACTTAGCAAAAGAGTgtttgctgttggatcctgacacAAGACCAACCATGAGTGAGGTTGTTCAAATTCTTTCAAGTATTTCCCCTGGAAAATCTAGAAGAAGAATAAGCATTCCACTTAGCCTTTTTCAG AGGATGCAGAGAAGGCAAGGCAAGCTTCTTCATCGGCCAGATTAG
- the LOC112771784 gene encoding receptor-like serine/threonine-protein kinase NCRK isoform X3: MKSQLKVAAVLAINLLWIQHSFCADEPSETYLNKWKCRCSSFQRNHRYSLSNCSHSCDCHSDAEDSESSWTCICDTNGFPKVAAGGHSSSCFKSCNCTWGSKSVALGSKKHISTRTVIVVVLLICVVCSTLAFIASVLYYVCRRDSCSIQSPMVLSDKETSYNSTSNLISHRTFSVPETKAAIHFPGCFQKASFLFGSHRETFHGSIIRFSFSELENATGNFSTSNIIGLGGCSYVYRGRLKDGSNVAVKRLKDEGGPEADTEFFTEIELLSRLHHCHLVPLLGYCSELKGKNVHRLLVFEYMPNGNLRDRLDGVFGKNMGWSTRVNIALGAARGLEYLHEAAAPRILHRDVKSTNILLDENWHAKITDLGMAKNLISDDIPSCPGSPERMQGTFGYFAPEYAIVGRASLESDVFSFGVVLLELISGQQPILRSAGREESLVIWATPLLQDSRRLITELIDPRLKGNFPEEEVKVMAYLAKECLLLDPDTRPTMSEVVQILSSISPGKSRRRISIPLSLFQRMQRRQGKLLHRPD; encoded by the exons ATGAAGTCTCAACTTAAAGTTGCAGCTGTTCTTGCTATTAACTTGCTATGGATTCAGCACTCATTTTGTG CAGATGAACCTTCTGAGACTTACCTAAACAAGTGGAAATGTAGATGTTCTTCTTTCCAAAGGAACCATAGATACTCTCTTTCTAATTGTTCTCACTCATGTGATTGCCATTCAG ATGCTGAAGATAGTGAATCCTCATGGACATGCATATGTGATACCAATGGATTCCCTAAAGTGGCAGCAGGTGGCCATAGCTCTAGTTGCTTTAAATCCTGCAACTGCACCTGGG GAAGCAAAAGCGTTGCATTAGGTTCCAAGAAACACATTTCAACAAGGACTGTGATAGTAGTTGTGCTTTTAATATGTGTTGTATGCAGCACTCTTGCATTTATTGCCTCAGTTCTATACTATGTCTGCAGAAGAGACAGCTGTTCAATTCAATCACCAATGGTTTTATCAGATAAAGAAACAAGTTACAATAGTACCTCCAACTTAATTAGTCATAGAACATTTTCAGTTCCAGAAACAAAAGCTGCTATTCATTTTCCAG gatgcTTTCAGAAGGCCTCTTTCCTGTTTGGGAGCCATAGAGAAACTTTTCATGGAAGTATCATTCGATTTTCGTTCTCTGAGCTGGAAAATGCCACTGGAAACTTCTCAACTTCCAACATAATTGGACTTGGTGGATGTAGTTATGTATACCGCGGACGACTTAAAGATGGAAGTAACGTGGCAGTTAAGCGATTAAAAGATGAAGGAGGACCTGAAGCAGACACTGAATTTTTCACTGAG ATTGAACTATTGTCTAGGCTTCATCATTGTCATCTGGTGCCATTGCTTGGATACTGCTCAGAATTAAAAGGGAAAAATGTTCATAGGTTACTAGTGTTTGAGTACATGCCTAATGGGAATTTGAGGGACCGTTTGGATGGAGTTTTTGGAAAGAACATGGGTTGGTCTACTCGGGTAAATATCGCATTGGGAGCTGCCAGGGGTTTGGAGTATCTCCATGAAGCAGCTGCTCCAAGAATTCTGCATAGAGATGTCAAATCAACCAACATTCTTCTTGATGAAAATTGGCATGCAAAA ATAACTGATCTTGGTATGGCTAAAAACTTGATATCTGATGACATACCCAGTTGTCCTGGCTCTCCAGAGAGAATGCAGGGCACATTCGGGTATTTCGCACCCGAGTATGCAATTGTTGGGAGAGCTTCTCTTGAATCTGATGTATTTAGTTTTGGTGTGGTTCTTCTTGAGCTTATCAGTGGCCAGCAACCAATCCTTAGATCAGCAGGAAGAGAAGAAAGCCTTGTTATATGG GCCACTCCTCTGTTGCAAGATAGCAGGAGACTAATCACAGAGTTGATCGATCCGCGATTGAAAGGAAACTTCCCAGAAGAAGAGGTGAAGGTAATGGCATACTTAGCAAAAGAGTgtttgctgttggatcctgacacAAGACCAACCATGAGTGAGGTTGTTCAAATTCTTTCAAGTATTTCCCCTGGAAAATCTAGAAGAAGAATAAGCATTCCACTTAGCCTTTTTCAG AGGATGCAGAGAAGGCAAGGCAAGCTTCTTCATCGGCCAGATTAG
- the LOC112771784 gene encoding receptor-like serine/threonine-protein kinase NCRK isoform X1, whose amino-acid sequence MKSQLKVAAVLAINLLWIQHSFCADEPSETYLNKWKCRCSSFQRNHRYSLSNCSHSCDCHSDAEDSESSWTCICDTNGFPKVAAGGHSSSCFKSCNCTWGSKSVALGSKKHISTRTVIVVVLLICVVCSTLAFIASVLYYVCRRDSCSIQSPMVLSDKETSYNSTSNLISHRTFSVPETKAAIHFPGCFQKASFLFGSHRETFHGSIIRFSFSELENATGNFSTSNIIGLGGCSYVYRGRLKDGSNVAVKRLKDEGGPEADTEFFTEIELLSRLHHCHLVPLLGYCSELKGKNVHRLLVFEYMPNGNLRDRLDGVFGKNMGWSTRVNIALGAARGLEYLHEAAAPRILHRDVKSTNILLDENWHAKITDLGMAKNLISDDIPSCPGSPERMQGTFGYFAPEYAIVGRASLESDVFSFGVVLLELISGQQPILRSAGREESLVIWATPLLQDSRRLITELIDPRLKGNFPEEEVKVMAYLAKECLLLDPDTRPTMSEVVQILSSISPGKSRRRISIPLSLFQESEDAEKARQASSSARLAYCNFMSQDTENNLHVVGNENENVDAFSTEYMESLILLTSKIPESWHASEEEMVDLTEPRFESFSLMTLT is encoded by the exons ATGAAGTCTCAACTTAAAGTTGCAGCTGTTCTTGCTATTAACTTGCTATGGATTCAGCACTCATTTTGTG CAGATGAACCTTCTGAGACTTACCTAAACAAGTGGAAATGTAGATGTTCTTCTTTCCAAAGGAACCATAGATACTCTCTTTCTAATTGTTCTCACTCATGTGATTGCCATTCAG ATGCTGAAGATAGTGAATCCTCATGGACATGCATATGTGATACCAATGGATTCCCTAAAGTGGCAGCAGGTGGCCATAGCTCTAGTTGCTTTAAATCCTGCAACTGCACCTGGG GAAGCAAAAGCGTTGCATTAGGTTCCAAGAAACACATTTCAACAAGGACTGTGATAGTAGTTGTGCTTTTAATATGTGTTGTATGCAGCACTCTTGCATTTATTGCCTCAGTTCTATACTATGTCTGCAGAAGAGACAGCTGTTCAATTCAATCACCAATGGTTTTATCAGATAAAGAAACAAGTTACAATAGTACCTCCAACTTAATTAGTCATAGAACATTTTCAGTTCCAGAAACAAAAGCTGCTATTCATTTTCCAG gatgcTTTCAGAAGGCCTCTTTCCTGTTTGGGAGCCATAGAGAAACTTTTCATGGAAGTATCATTCGATTTTCGTTCTCTGAGCTGGAAAATGCCACTGGAAACTTCTCAACTTCCAACATAATTGGACTTGGTGGATGTAGTTATGTATACCGCGGACGACTTAAAGATGGAAGTAACGTGGCAGTTAAGCGATTAAAAGATGAAGGAGGACCTGAAGCAGACACTGAATTTTTCACTGAG ATTGAACTATTGTCTAGGCTTCATCATTGTCATCTGGTGCCATTGCTTGGATACTGCTCAGAATTAAAAGGGAAAAATGTTCATAGGTTACTAGTGTTTGAGTACATGCCTAATGGGAATTTGAGGGACCGTTTGGATGGAGTTTTTGGAAAGAACATGGGTTGGTCTACTCGGGTAAATATCGCATTGGGAGCTGCCAGGGGTTTGGAGTATCTCCATGAAGCAGCTGCTCCAAGAATTCTGCATAGAGATGTCAAATCAACCAACATTCTTCTTGATGAAAATTGGCATGCAAAA ATAACTGATCTTGGTATGGCTAAAAACTTGATATCTGATGACATACCCAGTTGTCCTGGCTCTCCAGAGAGAATGCAGGGCACATTCGGGTATTTCGCACCCGAGTATGCAATTGTTGGGAGAGCTTCTCTTGAATCTGATGTATTTAGTTTTGGTGTGGTTCTTCTTGAGCTTATCAGTGGCCAGCAACCAATCCTTAGATCAGCAGGAAGAGAAGAAAGCCTTGTTATATGG GCCACTCCTCTGTTGCAAGATAGCAGGAGACTAATCACAGAGTTGATCGATCCGCGATTGAAAGGAAACTTCCCAGAAGAAGAGGTGAAGGTAATGGCATACTTAGCAAAAGAGTgtttgctgttggatcctgacacAAGACCAACCATGAGTGAGGTTGTTCAAATTCTTTCAAGTATTTCCCCTGGAAAATCTAGAAGAAGAATAAGCATTCCACTTAGCCTTTTTCAG GAATCAGAGGATGCAGAGAAGGCAAGGCAAGCTTCTTCATCGGCCAGATTAGCTTATTGTAATTTCATGTCACAAGATACTGAAAACAATCTTCATGTTGTTgggaatgaaaatgaaaatgtagATGCATTTTCAACTGAGTATATGGAGAGTTTGATCCTCTTGACTTCAAAAATTCCTGAGAGCTGGCATGCATCAGAAGAGGAAATGGTAGACCTAACTGAACCGAGGTTCGAATCGTTTTCCTTGATGACATTAACATAG